In a single window of the Phaeobacter sp. G2 genome:
- a CDS encoding amino acid ABC transporter substrate-binding protein has product MKNTVILGALTIAGLSAGAAAAGTLDDVKARGKLNCGVTTGLVGFAAPNASGEWEGFDVAVCRAVAAAVLGDATAVEFVPTTGKTRFTALASGEIDMLARNTTWTFSRDVDLKFEFTGVNYYDGQGFMVPKELGVSSAKELDGATVCIKTGTTTELNLADFFRSNNISYEPVPIETNAEAQQQYLAGACDVYTTDASGLAATRATFEAPDAHTLLPEIISKEPLGPLVRHGDHEWGDVVRWTLNALIAAEELGVTSANINEMAAGTNNPEINRLLGTEGTLGEMLGLSADWGKNAIAAGGNYGEVFADNIGEATPIGLARGLNAQWTKGGLLYAPPFR; this is encoded by the coding sequence ATGAAAAATACCGTAATTTTGGGCGCGCTGACCATTGCTGGTCTGTCTGCTGGTGCAGCTGCGGCTGGCACTCTGGACGACGTCAAAGCCCGCGGCAAACTGAACTGCGGCGTCACCACCGGTCTGGTGGGCTTTGCGGCTCCAAATGCCAGCGGCGAATGGGAAGGCTTTGACGTTGCCGTATGTCGCGCTGTTGCAGCCGCTGTACTGGGCGATGCCACCGCTGTCGAATTCGTGCCAACAACCGGCAAGACCCGCTTTACCGCGCTGGCGTCTGGCGAAATCGACATGCTGGCCCGGAACACCACCTGGACCTTTTCGCGCGATGTTGACCTGAAGTTCGAATTCACCGGCGTGAACTACTACGACGGTCAAGGCTTCATGGTTCCTAAAGAGCTGGGTGTTTCCTCGGCCAAAGAACTCGATGGCGCCACTGTCTGCATTAAGACTGGTACCACCACCGAGCTGAACCTGGCGGACTTCTTCCGCTCGAACAACATCTCTTATGAGCCTGTTCCAATCGAAACCAACGCTGAAGCACAGCAGCAGTATCTGGCTGGTGCCTGCGACGTGTACACCACCGATGCCTCCGGTCTGGCCGCAACCCGTGCCACATTCGAAGCACCTGATGCACACACCCTGCTGCCCGAAATCATCTCCAAAGAGCCTCTGGGCCCGCTGGTTCGTCATGGCGACCACGAGTGGGGCGACGTTGTGCGCTGGACATTGAACGCGTTGATCGCAGCTGAAGAGCTGGGCGTCACTTCTGCCAACATCAATGAGATGGCGGCTGGCACCAACAACCCTGAAATCAACCGTCTCCTGGGCACCGAAGGTACCCTGGGTGAGATGCTTGGTCTGTCGGCTGACTGGGGCAAGAACGCGATCGCTGCTGGCGGTAACTACGGTGAAGTCTTTGCTGATAACATCGGTGAAGCAACACCTATCGGTCTGGCACGTGGCCTGAACGCACAGTGGACCAAAGGCGGCCTGCTGTACGCACC
- a CDS encoding ATPase, whose product MSDWKQKRFWKQVSAVEVDGGFSVLLDGRGVKTPAKVSLTLPSLEMAEAIAAEWDAQVEGINPETMPYTRSANAAIDKVANQHAEVADMLADYGDSDLLCYRADSPQELVARQAAHWDPALDWAKDTLGARLETRQGLLHARQNPAALSVLRDAVHDLNNFQLAAFHDLVSMSGSLVLGFAAAHNWRTADDIWQISRLDETWQEEQWGVDEEAQETAELKRAAFLHAKSFYDIC is encoded by the coding sequence ATGAGTGATTGGAAGCAAAAGCGGTTCTGGAAACAGGTCTCTGCGGTCGAAGTTGATGGCGGTTTCTCGGTTCTATTGGATGGGCGCGGGGTAAAGACACCTGCGAAGGTTTCCCTGACCCTGCCCAGTCTTGAGATGGCAGAGGCGATTGCTGCGGAGTGGGATGCGCAGGTGGAAGGGATCAATCCCGAAACCATGCCCTATACCCGCTCGGCCAATGCCGCAATTGATAAGGTCGCGAATCAGCATGCTGAAGTCGCCGACATGCTGGCGGATTATGGCGATTCGGACCTGTTGTGCTACCGCGCGGACAGCCCGCAGGAGCTGGTGGCGCGTCAGGCCGCGCATTGGGACCCTGCCTTGGATTGGGCCAAAGATACCCTGGGTGCGCGGCTTGAAACCCGCCAGGGCCTGCTGCATGCGCGGCAGAATCCTGCGGCCCTGTCGGTCTTGCGCGATGCGGTTCACGATCTGAACAATTTCCAACTCGCGGCCTTTCACGACCTGGTTTCGATGTCCGGATCCCTGGTCCTGGGCTTTGCGGCTGCCCATAATTGGCGCACAGCTGATGATATTTGGCAGATATCGCGCCTGGACGAGACCTGGCAAGAAGAACAATGGGGTGTCGATGAGGAGGCGCAAGAGACTGCAGAGTTGAAGCGAGCTGCCTTTCTACACGCAAAAAGTTTCTACGACATTTGTTAA
- a CDS encoding HAD-IA family hydrolase codes for MSADLRLILFDVDGTLADSQDAIAAAMRFAFEGQRLAVPARAEILSIVGLSLPLAMDQLAPSHPSEVRAQLVAGYKQAYMDKRLAQGAGHSPLFPGAAEVLAQLHAVPEYLLGVATGKSQRGLDALIAAHGLDCFVTRQVADHHPSKPHPSMILTALAETGVEPADAVMIGDTSFDIDMGRASGVRTIAVDWGYHPAAELGADHIISSFDQLAPLLQQIWKT; via the coding sequence GTGAGCGCAGACCTGCGGCTGATCCTGTTTGATGTGGATGGCACCCTGGCGGACAGTCAGGACGCCATCGCAGCGGCCATGCGTTTTGCCTTTGAGGGGCAGAGGCTGGCGGTCCCGGCGCGGGCTGAGATCCTGTCTATTGTAGGATTGTCACTGCCTTTGGCGATGGACCAGCTGGCGCCGAGCCACCCTTCAGAGGTGCGGGCGCAGTTGGTCGCGGGCTACAAGCAAGCCTATATGGACAAACGGCTGGCGCAGGGAGCAGGGCATTCGCCGCTGTTTCCAGGCGCTGCCGAAGTTCTGGCGCAGCTACATGCGGTGCCAGAATATCTGCTTGGGGTCGCGACGGGCAAATCACAACGTGGATTGGATGCCTTGATTGCCGCCCACGGGTTAGACTGTTTTGTCACCCGGCAGGTTGCGGATCACCATCCCTCCAAACCGCACCCGTCGATGATTTTGACTGCGCTGGCTGAAACCGGTGTTGAACCCGCCGATGCGGTGATGATCGGTGACACGAGTTTTGACATTGATATGGGGCGCGCTTCTGGCGTCCGTACCATCGCAGTTGACTGGGGCTATCACCCGGCGGCTGAGCTGGGGGCGGATCATATCATCAGCAGTTTTGACCAGTTGGCGCCCTTGTTGCAACAGATCTGGAAGACATGA